One window of Polycladomyces zharkentensis genomic DNA carries:
- a CDS encoding sigma factor G inhibitor Gin: protein MTKTKRWVGRLQERAMPFRCIVCDQRHWDGITVMEEFICGRCEREMVRTPVEHEKYPFFVVQMRKIWLKEQA from the coding sequence ATGACGAAGACGAAAAGGTGGGTCGGCAGATTGCAGGAACGTGCGATGCCCTTTCGTTGTATTGTGTGTGACCAGCGCCATTGGGATGGAATCACCGTGATGGAAGAGTTCATTTGCGGACGATGCGAACGTGAAATGGTCCGCACACCCGTCGAACACGAAAAATATCCGTTTTTCGTCGTTCAGATGCGGAAGATTTGGTTG